A portion of the Corynebacterium rouxii genome contains these proteins:
- a CDS encoding phage major capsid protein produces MAELVTSAFDKLSGLTVDEMLANPHFLPDQLLESTNGDEFYRLFFRDVNSPSNLVGYRELAPDYLEDDVQRVAEFGEIPVSDPHVSDEKVLRLDKFGIALRVSWEQKNDNDTDAVVRELTARRNTVLRAKARGALAAFDAANLQTYKAKEKWDAPGSDPSADFFNAEAMILGAEDGNGHYYDYAPNVLLIHPMTLNLLKRNEKVQSKYVGDMAHANPLFSGVANENLLFGGVQVAASHFVPKNTAYLGVQGRAGFMAQREAEWMSDFYEERGNSSRGGANMSWRSDYVHRRGFAVDAPKSVVKITGLTS; encoded by the coding sequence ATGGCTGAGCTTGTAACCTCTGCTTTTGATAAGCTTTCCGGCCTGACCGTTGACGAAATGCTGGCTAACCCGCATTTCCTCCCCGATCAGCTGCTGGAGTCCACTAACGGCGATGAGTTCTATCGCTTGTTTTTCCGCGATGTAAACTCCCCATCTAATCTGGTGGGGTACCGCGAGCTTGCACCTGATTATCTTGAGGATGATGTGCAGCGTGTCGCCGAATTTGGCGAGATTCCCGTTTCTGATCCTCACGTGAGTGATGAGAAGGTTCTGCGCCTTGATAAGTTCGGTATCGCACTGCGTGTGTCGTGGGAGCAGAAGAACGACAACGACACTGATGCAGTTGTGCGTGAGTTGACTGCGCGTCGTAACACGGTGCTGCGCGCTAAGGCCCGTGGTGCTCTGGCTGCTTTTGATGCTGCTAACTTGCAGACCTATAAGGCGAAGGAAAAGTGGGATGCACCTGGTTCTGATCCGTCTGCAGATTTCTTCAACGCTGAGGCGATGATTCTCGGCGCTGAGGACGGCAACGGTCACTACTACGACTACGCGCCGAACGTCCTGCTGATCCACCCAATGACCCTGAATCTTCTCAAGCGTAACGAGAAGGTCCAGTCCAAGTATGTTGGTGACATGGCGCATGCGAACCCATTGTTTAGTGGTGTTGCGAACGAAAACCTGCTGTTCGGTGGCGTGCAGGTTGCTGCGTCTCACTTCGTGCCGAAGAATACCGCGTATCTCGGTGTGCAGGGTCGTGCTGGTTTCATGGCTCAGCGTGAAGCTGAGTGGATGTCCGACTTCTACGAGGAGCGCGGTAATTCTTCCCGTGGTGGCGCGAACATGTCTTGGCGCTCCGATTATGTCCACCGCCGTGGCTTCGCTGTTGATGCACCGAAGTCTGTTGTGAAGATCACTGGTCTCACTAGCTAA
- a CDS encoding head maturation protease, ClpP-related gives MNEILIYGDIGYEVVAKNVVASLEQCDGGPVTVRVSSNGGDVYEGIAIMNALRSYAGEVLVVIDSIAASAASFIAIGGGDRVVIRPNAELMIHKAWTMQVGNADELRAGLPDLDRQDAKIAAIYAEKAGGDPDQWLEIMSAETWYSADEALAAGLVDAVEDARVSASVRAPVLAKSRVRNRYSGRAVAPPPMVVNNDIPDGGGKEGTVSALEELANTFGVEVDDFKNRLSAFFNSEVEVTAPMVLTYPDEVTVIPTGNVEIAPESDLPDGVTVEATVGEGFTSEVSAEGKVTVRAGDGVKVGDSTDVVLTFPDGAETTVKVTVVAADDGEDTAPTPAADPGVPVDPVAEAEGMKIVPLAFYEELMAAYENQAAVIAKNAARDRDDEITGWINEGRFAAAKRAKVAADYDRDVVMCRETWGSLPKGSIPRNELGSGVDPSLVETGVPSSADLLELAEIRRNNK, from the coding sequence GTGAATGAGATTTTAATTTATGGCGACATTGGCTATGAGGTTGTAGCTAAGAATGTTGTCGCTAGTTTGGAGCAGTGCGACGGCGGGCCGGTGACGGTGCGCGTCAGCTCCAACGGCGGTGATGTTTATGAGGGCATCGCAATCATGAACGCCCTGCGCTCATATGCGGGTGAGGTGCTGGTGGTGATTGATTCGATTGCTGCGTCGGCTGCATCGTTCATCGCTATCGGCGGTGGCGATCGTGTTGTGATCCGCCCGAATGCGGAGCTGATGATCCACAAGGCGTGGACGATGCAGGTCGGTAATGCGGATGAGTTGCGTGCGGGTCTGCCTGATTTGGATCGGCAGGATGCGAAGATCGCCGCGATTTATGCCGAAAAAGCTGGAGGGGATCCGGATCAGTGGCTGGAGATTATGTCTGCTGAGACGTGGTATTCGGCTGATGAGGCTTTGGCTGCTGGTTTGGTTGATGCGGTTGAGGATGCGCGTGTGTCCGCGTCGGTGCGCGCCCCCGTGCTTGCGAAGTCTCGGGTGCGTAACCGGTATTCGGGGCGTGCGGTTGCCCCACCCCCGATGGTGGTTAATAACGATATCCCCGATGGGGGAGGAAAGGAGGGGACTGTGAGCGCCCTTGAAGAGCTTGCGAACACGTTTGGTGTTGAGGTGGATGACTTTAAGAACAGGTTGTCCGCCTTTTTTAATTCTGAGGTTGAGGTCACTGCCCCGATGGTGTTGACCTATCCAGATGAGGTGACTGTGATCCCAACCGGCAACGTTGAGATTGCGCCGGAGTCTGATCTGCCTGATGGTGTGACCGTGGAGGCCACTGTGGGCGAGGGGTTCACCTCTGAGGTGAGCGCCGAGGGGAAGGTCACCGTTCGCGCTGGTGATGGGGTGAAGGTTGGTGATTCCACTGATGTGGTGCTGACGTTCCCTGATGGTGCGGAGACCACGGTGAAGGTCACGGTTGTGGCTGCTGACGATGGTGAAGATACTGCGCCTACACCTGCGGCTGACCCTGGTGTTCCTGTTGATCCTGTGGCTGAGGCTGAGGGTATGAAGATAGTGCCGTTGGCGTTCTATGAGGAGCTGATGGCCGCTTATGAGAATCAGGCTGCTGTGATCGCTAAGAACGCTGCTCGTGATCGTGATGATGAGATCACGGGTTGGATCAATGAGGGGCGCTTTGCTGCTGCTAAGCGTGCTAAGGTCGCCGCAGATTATGACCGTGATGTGGTCATGTGCCGCGAGACGTGGGGTTCTTTGCCGAAGGGTTCTATCCCACGTAATGAGCTTGGTAGTGGTGTTGATCCGTCGTTGGTGGAGACGGGTGTTCCGTCTTCTGCTGATCTTTTGGAGCTGGCGGAAATCCGCCGAAACAACAAATAA
- a CDS encoding phage portal protein family protein: protein MSELREVGHARAVGNRALNEDNPDLRFPNSARVYAKMGREDAQVQSLIKAVMLPIRRANWWVDPNGADEIVTAHVAGDLRMRVLGEDLHAPMGAAGGRVSWDIHLAQVLRSLQFGHMFFEQVYRPGNDGREHLHKLAPRWPGTINQIKVADDGGLESITQLAGGKRVEIPVSQLVAYAYDDFGGQWLGNSILRPAYKHWVLRDRLIKNEVNALDRNGMGIPVYTGSDVAENQEEDLASGQLIAEQLRVGERAGASIPAGAKLTLLGMSGQIMSPREAITYHDAMIVKASLAHFLNLEGKSGSYALADTQSDFFIQNLQTTAEWIADVATQHIVEDLVKFAFPDHEGPMPRIVVDPISAKKELSATDWNDAVRSKTIIMDGPTENHFRRTFNVPAKQDLEEALLGKKKRQELEQELGVSLTSSPESQMPVGSPEAVTAANAFLSAWNARKAGRDIRE from the coding sequence ATGAGTGAGCTTCGTGAGGTTGGGCATGCCCGTGCTGTGGGGAACAGGGCGTTGAATGAGGATAATCCGGATTTGCGTTTTCCGAATTCGGCGCGTGTGTATGCCAAAATGGGTCGTGAGGACGCGCAGGTTCAGTCTCTGATTAAGGCTGTGATGCTTCCTATTCGTCGTGCGAATTGGTGGGTCGATCCTAACGGTGCCGATGAAATAGTGACTGCGCATGTTGCTGGTGATCTTCGTATGCGGGTACTTGGTGAGGATCTGCATGCCCCTATGGGGGCTGCTGGTGGGCGTGTGTCGTGGGATATTCACCTCGCGCAGGTTCTGCGGTCGTTGCAGTTTGGGCACATGTTCTTTGAGCAGGTGTATCGACCAGGTAATGATGGGCGTGAGCATTTGCATAAGCTTGCCCCACGCTGGCCTGGGACAATTAACCAGATCAAGGTCGCTGACGATGGCGGGCTGGAGTCCATCACCCAATTAGCTGGCGGGAAACGCGTTGAGATTCCAGTTAGCCAGCTTGTCGCCTACGCCTATGATGATTTCGGCGGCCAGTGGTTGGGTAATTCGATTCTGCGCCCCGCATATAAGCACTGGGTTTTGCGTGACAGACTTATTAAGAATGAAGTTAACGCGCTTGACCGCAACGGCATGGGCATCCCTGTTTATACCGGCTCCGATGTTGCAGAGAACCAAGAAGAGGACTTGGCCAGTGGCCAGTTGATCGCTGAGCAGTTGCGGGTGGGTGAGCGTGCTGGTGCGTCGATTCCCGCTGGCGCGAAGCTCACCCTTTTGGGCATGTCTGGGCAGATCATGTCACCACGTGAGGCGATCACCTATCACGATGCAATGATCGTGAAAGCATCGTTGGCGCACTTCCTGAACCTTGAGGGCAAGAGCGGCTCGTATGCGCTTGCTGACACTCAGAGCGATTTTTTCATCCAGAATTTGCAGACCACCGCTGAGTGGATCGCCGATGTAGCAACGCAACACATCGTCGAGGATCTGGTGAAGTTCGCATTCCCTGACCATGAGGGGCCTATGCCTCGGATTGTGGTTGATCCGATTTCTGCGAAGAAGGAATTGTCTGCGACTGATTGGAATGATGCGGTCCGGTCTAAGACGATCATCATGGATGGCCCTACCGAGAATCATTTCCGGCGCACGTTCAACGTGCCAGCTAAGCAGGATCTGGAAGAGGCATTGCTCGGGAAGAAGAAACGACAGGAGTTGGAGCAGGAGCTTGGGGTGTCGTTGACGTCTTCCCCTGAGTCTCAGATGCCGGTGGGGTCGCCTGAGGCTGTGACTGCTGCGAATGCGTTTTTGAGTGCGTGGAATGCGCGGAAAGCTGGGAGGGATATTCGTGAATGA
- a CDS encoding terminase: protein MSRIDDEFERLCGGRDLNAFDREAVMAVAGLTVKVRDARDAVEREGLFIDDGRGFPVEHPALVIEKRCSAEIRGWVKDRPDLFGERKQKRERKRPEFKVV from the coding sequence GTGTCTCGGATTGATGATGAGTTTGAGCGCTTGTGTGGTGGGCGTGATTTGAATGCGTTTGATCGTGAGGCTGTCATGGCTGTGGCGGGTTTGACGGTGAAGGTGCGTGATGCCCGTGACGCGGTTGAGCGTGAGGGGCTGTTCATTGATGACGGCAGGGGGTTTCCTGTTGAGCATCCGGCGTTGGTGATTGAGAAGCGGTGTTCTGCTGAGATTCGCGGCTGGGTTAAGGATCGCCCTGATTTGTTTGGTGAGCGGAAGCAGAAGCGGGAACGTAAACGGCCTGAGTTTAAGGTTGTGTGA
- a CDS encoding ATP-binding protein, whose translation MGLHIVTGPPAAGKTTFVDAHRTDGDIVIDFDAIANTIAGKPASNHEHTRQVVAATKLMRQAAIDHALTNPEATIWIIHTKPSKTVLSTYRQRGAEIHVIDPGKQTVMQRCKQQRPPYVLKIAADWYEATEKANTTRRGYGATHQKNRRRLLAQHIDGTPCEHCGKPMYKDPQRNFDHAPLEADHPEGKEQARMGTQAQKRTNHATRLLHRRCNRQLGVKVRNELNGHTQGSTAPDTGFQWA comes from the coding sequence ATGGGATTGCATATTGTCACTGGCCCGCCAGCTGCAGGTAAAACAACATTCGTTGATGCTCACCGTACCGATGGGGATATTGTCATTGACTTCGATGCGATAGCCAACACCATTGCGGGCAAGCCGGCTAGTAATCATGAGCACACGCGGCAAGTGGTCGCAGCAACGAAACTCATGAGGCAAGCCGCCATAGATCACGCCCTCACTAACCCTGAGGCAACGATCTGGATCATCCACACCAAACCAAGCAAGACAGTGCTTAGCACCTACCGTCAACGCGGGGCGGAAATCCACGTGATCGACCCAGGTAAACAAACAGTGATGCAACGCTGCAAACAACAACGCCCACCATATGTTCTGAAGATCGCAGCAGACTGGTATGAAGCAACCGAAAAAGCGAACACCACCAGACGTGGCTATGGGGCAACGCACCAAAAAAACCGGCGCAGGCTCCTAGCCCAACACATCGACGGAACACCATGCGAACACTGCGGCAAACCAATGTACAAAGACCCTCAAAGAAACTTCGATCACGCACCACTAGAAGCCGACCACCCCGAAGGTAAAGAACAAGCCCGCATGGGGACGCAAGCACAGAAGCGCACCAACCATGCCACACGCCTATTGCACAGGCGCTGCAACCGTCAGCTAGGGGTAAAGGTACGCAATGAGCTCAACGGACACACACAAGGCAGCACAGCGCCGGACACAGGCTTCCAGTGGGCATAG
- a CDS encoding SNF2-related protein yields the protein MKYKPHNYQQFATNFIETHTQAAIFLGMGMGKTIITLTALNNLITDRYATTKALIIAPLRVARDTWSNEQQKWDHLKNLRISIIVGNTTTRRNALNTDADIYIINRENIPWLVNELGNTWPFDTVVIDELSSFKNHKSKRFKALKTKLPQIHRIIGLTGTPAPNSLEDIWAPFRLIDEGKRLGKYLTHYRNRYFLPDKRNGAQIYSYKIRPGAEEQIYNLIKDITVSMRTQDYLELPPLTITTEHVHLNQKEQKIYNQLRDDMITTIEKDIIDAGTAGTLSNKLQQLSSGAIYTENGVNTVHEQKLDALADIIEQAAGNTVLVAYWFKHELDRLKERFPTGRELSSSKDMSDWCAGNIPIGFIHPASAGHGLNLQTGGHIMVWLTTPWSLELYEQTNARLFRQGQTEPVSIIHINTVNTIDDDVMAALERKDTTQSALINAVKAQLGKDTQ from the coding sequence ATGAAATACAAACCACATAACTACCAACAATTCGCCACCAACTTCATCGAAACCCACACACAAGCAGCAATCTTTCTTGGCATGGGCATGGGAAAAACCATCATCACCCTCACAGCCCTCAACAACCTCATCACCGACCGATACGCAACCACAAAAGCACTCATCATCGCCCCACTACGAGTAGCCAGAGACACATGGTCCAACGAACAACAAAAATGGGACCACCTCAAAAACCTCCGAATCAGCATCATCGTCGGCAACACCACCACCAGACGAAACGCACTCAACACAGACGCAGACATCTACATCATCAACAGAGAAAACATCCCCTGGCTCGTCAACGAACTCGGCAACACATGGCCATTCGACACAGTCGTCATCGACGAACTATCCAGCTTCAAAAACCACAAATCAAAACGCTTCAAAGCACTCAAAACAAAACTCCCACAAATCCACCGCATCATCGGCCTCACCGGAACCCCCGCCCCCAACAGCCTCGAAGACATCTGGGCCCCATTCCGCCTCATCGACGAAGGCAAACGACTCGGAAAATACCTCACCCACTACCGCAACCGGTACTTCCTCCCAGACAAACGAAACGGAGCACAAATCTACTCCTACAAAATCCGCCCCGGAGCAGAAGAACAAATCTACAACCTCATCAAAGACATCACCGTCTCCATGCGAACACAGGACTACCTTGAACTACCACCACTCACGATCACCACCGAACACGTCCACCTCAACCAAAAAGAACAAAAAATATACAACCAACTCCGCGACGACATGATCACCACCATCGAAAAAGACATCATCGACGCGGGCACAGCAGGAACACTATCCAACAAACTCCAACAGCTATCTTCCGGAGCGATATACACCGAAAACGGTGTTAATACCGTCCACGAACAAAAACTCGACGCACTAGCCGACATCATCGAACAAGCCGCAGGAAACACCGTGCTCGTCGCTTACTGGTTCAAACACGAACTAGACCGGCTAAAAGAACGATTCCCAACCGGAAGAGAACTATCCAGCAGCAAGGACATGTCAGACTGGTGCGCCGGCAACATCCCCATAGGGTTCATCCACCCAGCAAGCGCCGGGCATGGCCTCAACCTCCAAACAGGAGGACACATCATGGTCTGGCTAACAACACCATGGTCACTCGAACTCTACGAGCAAACCAACGCCCGCCTCTTCCGCCAAGGGCAAACCGAACCTGTCAGCATCATCCACATCAACACAGTAAACACCATCGACGACGACGTCATGGCAGCACTGGAGCGGAAAGACACCACACAATCCGCACTCATCAACGCAGTCAAAGCGCAACTAGGAAAGGACACACAATGA
- a CDS encoding VRR-NUC domain-containing protein, whose protein sequence is MDEKHIEQQLTQHVKNLGGIALKLTTPGTAGIPDRLILLPKGHIGFIELKAPNKKPRPLQQHRINQLQQLGFHATYINHPNQIRNAIHEIQTT, encoded by the coding sequence ATGGACGAAAAACACATCGAACAACAACTCACACAACACGTCAAAAACCTCGGAGGAATAGCACTAAAACTCACAACACCAGGAACCGCAGGAATACCAGACCGACTCATCCTCCTACCGAAAGGCCACATAGGATTCATCGAGCTCAAAGCACCCAACAAAAAACCACGCCCCCTACAACAACACCGAATCAACCAACTCCAACAACTCGGCTTCCACGCAACCTACATCAACCACCCAAACCAAATCCGAAACGCCATCCATGAAATACAAACCACATAA
- a CDS encoding VapE domain-containing protein, with protein MNRELKISTAGSRLAMLWDNQLTDWPTLQQRLANSRPGTKTAAEYQALPKTKRDDEKDFGGFVGGHLANGRRRKNNILTRSLIALDADTPTHQTLTDLPTTLPYEWVCYSTHSHTADRPRFRIIAPLTRDVTADEYAAVCRRLAADIGIDAFDDTTYEAHRLMYWPTHPVDVEPLHKTNTGPWINPDEVLARYDDWRDMSTWPTSSRQTEHLKARADKQADPLTKPGLVGAFCRTYPISKAIEVFLHDTYTPTNTQGRYTYAPGESTSGVVIYGADSFSYSHHGTDPAGGQLVNAFDLVRLHKFGTWDDEAKQGTPTHKLPSYKAMLGLAREDHEVKALLDREADQKAAEDFGDLLGQGNKNDTQEPETQKPKESWRTTANLTRKNSGEYDDTLENLTKILTHDPLLQPIKYNLLSETICVDNDAKLPWTQTKTGWSDADVAQLKLYLEKAFGLYSGTKTAEALQIAAASRCYHPIRNYLNDLPAWDGEQRLDTLLIDYLGAENTEYIKAVTRKTFTAAVARVFHPGTKFDTVLILNGPQGTGKSTLFAKLAGAWFSDALSLTDMRDKTGAEKLQGYWILELGELAGMRKMDVETVKGFLSRTDDKFRAAYARTVESHPRQCIIVGSTNAENGFLRDNTGGRRFWPAKITGVSAKKSWELDQQTVDQIWAEALFRFKSGEQLHLTGAVAEEARQEQDAAIESDERAGLVEEYLDTPLPDGWASMSVRERRAYLSGADGDFAEFASHSGGAKRKFVSNAEIWAECFGRDPADMKPADSYAIASIMQKMPMWTKTRIVRKVPPYGKQRLYEFDVGEQPSF; from the coding sequence ATGAACAGAGAACTGAAAATCTCCACAGCAGGATCACGACTCGCCATGCTCTGGGACAACCAGCTCACAGACTGGCCAACACTCCAGCAACGCCTAGCTAACAGCCGACCAGGAACCAAAACAGCAGCCGAATACCAGGCGCTGCCGAAAACAAAACGCGACGACGAAAAAGACTTCGGAGGGTTCGTCGGAGGCCACCTAGCCAACGGCAGACGCCGCAAAAACAACATCCTCACACGCAGCCTGATCGCCCTCGACGCGGACACACCAACACATCAAACACTCACCGACCTACCGACCACACTGCCCTACGAGTGGGTCTGCTACTCCACCCACTCACACACAGCAGACCGGCCGCGCTTCCGCATCATCGCACCGCTGACACGCGACGTCACAGCAGACGAATACGCAGCTGTGTGCAGAAGACTCGCAGCAGACATCGGAATCGACGCGTTCGACGACACAACCTATGAAGCACACCGGCTCATGTACTGGCCAACACACCCAGTCGATGTCGAGCCGCTGCACAAAACCAACACAGGGCCGTGGATCAACCCAGACGAGGTTCTCGCACGTTACGACGACTGGCGCGACATGTCCACATGGCCAACTTCGTCACGCCAAACAGAGCACCTGAAAGCACGCGCTGACAAACAAGCCGACCCGCTTACAAAACCAGGTCTCGTCGGAGCGTTCTGCAGAACATACCCGATCAGCAAAGCAATCGAAGTTTTCCTCCACGACACCTACACACCAACAAACACCCAAGGACGCTACACATACGCACCCGGTGAATCCACATCCGGCGTCGTGATCTACGGTGCTGACAGTTTCTCATACTCGCACCACGGAACAGACCCCGCAGGTGGTCAACTCGTCAACGCCTTCGACCTCGTGAGACTCCACAAGTTCGGAACATGGGACGACGAAGCGAAACAAGGAACCCCAACCCACAAACTCCCCTCATACAAAGCAATGCTCGGCCTCGCACGCGAAGACCACGAGGTCAAAGCACTACTAGACAGGGAAGCCGATCAGAAAGCCGCCGAAGACTTCGGCGACCTACTAGGCCAAGGAAACAAGAATGATACCCAGGAACCTGAGACGCAGAAGCCGAAGGAAAGCTGGCGCACCACAGCAAACCTCACAAGAAAAAACTCCGGAGAATACGACGACACTCTTGAAAATCTCACCAAAATACTCACCCATGACCCGCTGCTGCAACCCATCAAATACAACCTGCTATCCGAGACAATCTGCGTAGACAACGACGCGAAGCTACCGTGGACGCAAACAAAAACAGGATGGTCAGACGCTGACGTAGCCCAGCTAAAGCTGTACCTCGAGAAAGCCTTCGGCCTGTACTCAGGGACAAAAACAGCTGAAGCGCTACAGATCGCAGCAGCATCACGCTGCTACCACCCGATCAGGAACTACCTCAACGATCTGCCAGCATGGGACGGCGAGCAACGGTTAGACACCCTGCTTATCGACTACCTCGGCGCAGAAAACACCGAATACATCAAGGCGGTTACACGAAAAACGTTCACCGCAGCAGTCGCTAGGGTGTTTCACCCAGGCACGAAATTCGACACTGTTCTGATCCTCAACGGGCCACAAGGCACAGGCAAGTCCACCTTGTTCGCGAAACTAGCAGGAGCATGGTTCTCCGACGCGCTGTCATTGACAGACATGCGCGACAAAACCGGCGCGGAAAAGCTTCAAGGCTACTGGATCCTCGAACTCGGAGAGCTCGCCGGAATGCGGAAGATGGACGTCGAAACCGTTAAAGGATTCCTATCAAGGACAGATGACAAATTCCGCGCCGCCTACGCCCGAACCGTGGAGTCACACCCACGGCAGTGCATCATCGTAGGATCCACAAACGCAGAAAACGGCTTCCTACGAGACAACACCGGAGGCCGCCGATTCTGGCCCGCGAAGATCACCGGCGTATCAGCAAAGAAATCATGGGAGCTAGACCAACAAACAGTGGACCAGATTTGGGCCGAGGCCCTGTTCAGGTTCAAGTCCGGTGAGCAACTGCATTTAACAGGTGCTGTTGCTGAGGAGGCCCGCCAAGAACAGGACGCCGCTATCGAGTCGGATGAGCGCGCCGGGCTGGTGGAGGAGTACTTGGACACTCCACTGCCGGATGGGTGGGCGTCGATGAGCGTGAGGGAGCGTCGCGCGTATCTGTCCGGAGCAGATGGTGACTTCGCTGAGTTTGCTTCTCATTCCGGCGGGGCGAAACGCAAATTTGTGTCGAATGCTGAGATTTGGGCTGAGTGCTTTGGTCGTGATCCAGCAGATATGAAACCGGCGGATTCATACGCAATTGCGTCGATTATGCAGAAGATGCCGATGTGGACAAAGACACGCATTGTCCGCAAAGTACCGCCATACGGGAAGCAGCGACTGTATGAGTTCGATGTCGGTGAGCAGCCTTCGTTTTAG
- a CDS encoding DNA polymerase: MKTLSIDIETFSSANIAKGGAYKYAAADDFEVLLFAYAIDDNPVTVVSTATGETVPDDIIAALTDPKITKYAFNAQFERVCLSRWLRQQNRLPEGEFIDPGGWRCTMVWCASIGLPMSLDQAAKVLSLKAQKISEGKNLIQHFCVPTSPREATAPALFDTTGMTHRNRPQSAPERWADFIEYNRRDVETEQEMRTKLERFPLPDWVWDQYATDQRINDNGIRIDLDLAAHAITVDDVYREHCFDEARELTGLENPGSPTQLQNWLHANGCPIESMAKEHVSTALETATGATRRVLELRQDMSRSSVKKYQAMQQCAIPESSRAHGLLQFYGAGRTGRWAGRLVQVQNLPRNYIQDLPGARDLIRGEHHNLLELLFDSVPDTLSQLIRTAFIPDEGKKFIVADYSAIEARVLAWLAGQNNTIQAFIDGKDLYCATASQMFGVPVEKHGENAELRQKGKVAVLACGYQGGVNAIEAMGGKRMGLSEDEMRIIVNKWRDANQNIVDYWYAIDDAAKYTITTGETTKVRNITMRIEAGMLLVTLPSGRSLVYPKAGIGTNRFGNETITFYGVGMNRKFTQLETYGGKLVENITQAVARDLLAHSLTILEKAGHTIVMHIHDEAVIEADIDTPVDTVCRLMEQAPEWADGIPLTADGYECPFYQKD; encoded by the coding sequence ATGAAAACGCTCTCCATCGACATCGAAACCTTCAGCTCCGCCAACATCGCTAAAGGAGGCGCCTACAAATACGCGGCAGCAGACGACTTCGAAGTCCTCCTCTTTGCCTACGCCATCGACGACAACCCCGTCACTGTGGTATCCACCGCCACCGGCGAAACCGTCCCAGACGACATCATCGCAGCACTAACAGACCCGAAAATCACCAAATATGCTTTCAACGCCCAATTTGAGCGCGTCTGCCTATCCCGATGGCTGCGGCAGCAAAACCGCCTCCCCGAAGGGGAATTTATCGACCCAGGAGGATGGAGATGCACCATGGTGTGGTGTGCTTCCATCGGGTTACCCATGTCCCTCGATCAAGCGGCAAAAGTCCTCAGCCTGAAAGCCCAAAAAATCTCCGAGGGTAAAAACCTCATCCAACACTTCTGCGTCCCGACGAGTCCAAGAGAAGCCACCGCCCCTGCCCTGTTCGACACCACAGGCATGACCCACCGAAACCGACCCCAGTCAGCACCAGAACGCTGGGCAGACTTCATCGAATACAACCGCCGCGACGTGGAAACCGAACAAGAAATGCGCACGAAGCTCGAACGGTTCCCCCTCCCAGACTGGGTATGGGACCAATACGCCACAGATCAACGCATCAACGACAACGGCATCCGCATCGACCTTGACCTAGCCGCTCACGCAATCACCGTCGATGACGTGTACCGCGAGCACTGCTTCGACGAGGCACGAGAACTCACCGGTCTCGAAAACCCAGGGTCGCCAACACAACTCCAAAACTGGTTGCACGCGAATGGATGCCCCATCGAATCGATGGCAAAAGAGCACGTCTCAACCGCCTTAGAAACCGCCACCGGAGCCACCCGGCGCGTCCTCGAGCTACGACAAGACATGTCGAGAAGCTCCGTGAAAAAGTACCAAGCGATGCAACAGTGCGCTATCCCCGAAAGCAGCAGAGCCCATGGGCTTCTCCAGTTCTATGGCGCGGGGCGGACCGGACGGTGGGCGGGAAGGCTAGTGCAGGTTCAAAACCTTCCCAGAAACTATATCCAAGATCTGCCTGGGGCACGTGATCTCATACGCGGCGAGCACCACAACCTACTCGAGCTTTTATTCGACTCGGTTCCAGATACCCTCAGCCAGCTGATCCGTACCGCGTTCATCCCCGACGAGGGGAAAAAGTTCATCGTCGCCGATTACTCCGCCATCGAAGCCCGCGTCCTGGCATGGCTAGCCGGACAAAACAACACCATCCAAGCGTTCATCGACGGAAAAGACCTCTACTGCGCGACAGCATCCCAAATGTTCGGAGTACCCGTGGAAAAACACGGGGAAAACGCAGAACTTCGACAAAAAGGAAAAGTCGCTGTCCTCGCCTGCGGATACCAAGGCGGAGTTAACGCCATCGAAGCGATGGGCGGAAAACGCATGGGGCTTAGCGAAGACGAAATGCGCATCATCGTCAACAAATGGCGAGACGCAAACCAGAACATCGTCGACTACTGGTACGCCATCGACGACGCGGCAAAATACACGATCACCACAGGTGAAACAACAAAAGTTCGCAATATCACCATGCGCATCGAAGCAGGCATGCTACTCGTAACCCTCCCCTCAGGAAGATCACTGGTCTACCCGAAAGCAGGGATCGGAACCAACAGGTTCGGCAACGAGACAATCACGTTCTACGGGGTGGGCATGAACCGGAAATTCACCCAACTGGAAACCTACGGCGGGAAACTCGTCGAGAACATCACTCAAGCCGTAGCCCGTGACCTCCTCGCGCACTCCCTAACAATCTTGGAAAAAGCAGGACACACCATCGTCATGCATATCCACGACGAAGCCGTCATCGAAGCCGACATAGACACACCAGTTGACACAGTGTGCCGGCTGATGGAACAAGCACCCGAATGGGCCGACGGAATACCGCTGACAGCGGACGGCTACGAATGCCCCTTCTACCAAAAAGACTAA